One Halolamina litorea genomic window carries:
- a CDS encoding DUF7524 family protein, whose translation MSALSVHLNRERPRDIDAPASFVADGPFDVAVENHGGGSHVHVRLDETLSRVARLRDGSQYVGGDGIGHLRVDTRSIETPVTGTLTISVGYGAETATVEVRVEPSRESGYGIDVDDDLGTPQIEQREPPDAETVALLSLAGVALLAAAAVAVSVGSTVVVAAAAFVALITVVGVVLALA comes from the coding sequence GTGTCGGCGCTCTCCGTCCACCTGAACCGTGAACGCCCCCGCGACATCGACGCGCCGGCGTCGTTCGTCGCCGACGGGCCGTTCGACGTGGCCGTGGAGAACCACGGGGGCGGGTCACACGTACACGTGAGGTTGGACGAGACGCTCTCTCGGGTGGCACGACTCCGGGACGGGAGCCAGTACGTCGGGGGCGACGGGATCGGCCACCTCCGCGTGGACACCCGCTCGATCGAGACGCCGGTGACGGGGACGCTCACGATTTCGGTCGGCTACGGCGCGGAGACGGCGACGGTCGAGGTCCGGGTCGAGCCCTCGCGGGAGTCGGGCTACGGCATCGACGTGGACGACGACCTCGGGACCCCACAGATCGAACAACGCGAACCGCCCGACGCCGAGACGGTGGCGCTGCTCTCGCTCGCCGGCGTGGCGCTCCTGGCGGCGGCCGCCGTCGCGGTGAGCGTCGGGAGCACCGTCGTCGTCGCCGCCGCCGCCTTCGTGGCGCTGATCACCGTCGTCGGGGTCGTGCTCGCGCTGGCCTGA
- a CDS encoding DUF7523 family protein: MSTAAATREAVREQPFLLYALRAGVVNYTAAAEFLDDSAGETDAVATALRRFADDLPPFETADVDARVRMESGVGLVEAGSAEADADPLLSVGGAAVAPDAGSSTAVIAAGEVDVAALASVCGRLDAEDIDTEAAAVADGTLLVVVPRRDGVAALRAVENALDRVPV; the protein is encoded by the coding sequence ATGTCCACCGCAGCAGCGACCCGCGAGGCGGTCCGCGAACAGCCGTTCCTCCTGTACGCGCTCCGGGCCGGCGTTGTTAACTACACCGCCGCCGCCGAGTTCCTGGACGACAGCGCCGGGGAGACCGACGCCGTTGCCACGGCGCTCCGGCGGTTCGCCGACGACCTCCCGCCGTTCGAGACTGCCGATGTCGACGCTCGGGTCCGGATGGAGAGCGGCGTCGGCCTCGTCGAGGCCGGCAGCGCTGAAGCCGACGCCGACCCGCTCCTCTCGGTCGGCGGCGCCGCTGTCGCCCCCGACGCCGGGTCGTCGACGGCCGTAATCGCCGCCGGCGAGGTCGACGTGGCTGCGCTCGCGTCGGTCTGTGGCCGACTCGACGCCGAGGACATCGACACCGAGGCCGCCGCCGTCGCCGACGGGACCCTGCTCGTCGTCGTTCCGCGCCGGGACGGCGTCGCGGCGCTCCGGGCGGTCGAGAACGCTCTCGACCGGGTTCCGGTCTGA
- a CDS encoding OsmC family protein has product MSKQVTTVSEEGYESTTDIGDFSVDIDPGGESAPDTLESLLAAYGACYVPALRVGAKQRDVGDLGKLELSITGDLNDDDKLAAIQFDISAEADVSEADAQPAIDRAFELCKVHDALKTDLHAETTFDGGAF; this is encoded by the coding sequence ATGAGCAAACAGGTCACCACCGTCTCCGAGGAAGGCTACGAGTCCACGACAGACATCGGCGACTTCTCCGTCGACATCGACCCCGGCGGGGAGTCCGCCCCCGACACGCTGGAGTCGCTGCTCGCCGCTTACGGCGCCTGCTACGTCCCCGCGCTCCGCGTCGGGGCCAAACAGCGCGACGTGGGCGACCTCGGGAAGCTCGAACTCTCGATCACCGGCGACCTCAACGACGACGACAAGCTGGCGGCGATCCAGTTCGACATCTCCGCGGAGGCCGACGTGAGCGAGGCCGACGCCCAGCCGGCCATCGACCGCGCGTTCGAACTCTGTAAGGTCCACGACGCGCTCAAGACGGACCTTCACGCAGAAACGACGTTCGACGGCGGCGCCTTCTAA
- a CDS encoding XdhC family protein encodes MGVHRRAAELTDAGETVAIATVTEVEGSAPREPGATMLVRENGDIEGTIGGGTVEALTQEAALEAIEEREPRNERWELTRDGNTGMVCGGSMSVFINVFVGAPELIVAGAGHIAVPLSRMADEMGYDVSVVDDREGYADPERFPEATVYTGDYDEGIAEFGIGSNTAVAIASRSGTFDRIAAAEALQRGAYYVGLVASDTKADHVREGLREDGVDDEAMERLHAPVGIDVGGGAPEDVALSILAQLNRVRHGLPATPETSE; translated from the coding sequence ATGGGAGTCCACCGACGAGCGGCCGAACTCACCGATGCCGGTGAGACGGTCGCCATCGCGACGGTTACCGAGGTCGAGGGGAGCGCTCCGCGCGAACCCGGGGCGACGATGCTGGTTCGGGAGAACGGGGACATCGAGGGCACCATCGGCGGGGGCACCGTCGAGGCGCTCACACAGGAGGCCGCACTCGAAGCGATCGAGGAACGCGAGCCACGGAACGAGCGCTGGGAGCTGACCCGCGACGGCAACACGGGGATGGTCTGTGGCGGCTCGATGTCGGTGTTCATCAACGTCTTCGTCGGCGCGCCGGAACTCATCGTCGCCGGCGCGGGCCACATCGCGGTGCCGCTCTCGCGGATGGCCGACGAGATGGGCTACGACGTGTCGGTCGTCGACGACCGCGAGGGGTACGCCGATCCGGAGCGGTTCCCCGAGGCGACCGTCTACACCGGCGACTACGACGAGGGCATCGCGGAGTTCGGCATCGGCTCGAACACCGCCGTCGCCATCGCCAGCCGGAGCGGCACGTTCGACCGTATCGCCGCCGCGGAGGCGCTGCAGCGGGGAGCCTACTACGTCGGCCTCGTCGCTTCTGACACGAAGGCCGATCACGTCCGCGAAGGGCTCCGTGAGGACGGCGTCGACGACGAGGCGATGGAGCGACTGCACGCCCCCGTCGGCATCGACGTCGGCGGCGGCGCACCCGAGGACGTGGCCCTCTCGATCTTGGCTCAGCTTAACCGCGTTCGGCACGGCCTACCGGCGACACCGGAAACCAGCGAATAG
- a CDS encoding DUF357 domain-containing protein, translated as MPADLEEKTDRYGEMLADALEAAEPAAPPGTPLGEAAAETYEMADSYLDDGRHFRAADDPVNALASFSYGYGWLDAGVRFGLFEVPADTELFTTDTQQ; from the coding sequence ATGCCCGCCGACCTGGAGGAGAAGACCGACCGCTACGGCGAGATGTTGGCCGACGCCCTCGAGGCCGCCGAACCGGCGGCGCCGCCGGGGACGCCGCTGGGCGAGGCTGCCGCCGAGACCTACGAGATGGCCGACTCCTACCTCGACGACGGCCGGCACTTCCGCGCGGCCGACGACCCGGTGAACGCGCTGGCCTCGTTCTCCTACGGCTACGGCTGGCTCGACGCGGGCGTTCGGTTCGGGCTGTTCGAGGTTCCCGCGGACACGGAGCTGTTCACGACCGACACCCAGCAGTAG
- a CDS encoding phosphotransferase enzyme family protein, whose product MDPAVTVIAERTFGAAPDHVERAEVGRLHETYFVDVAGRAVVVQFASDRGGGVDSLRLGTSCYRLFRDTPVPVPEVLSDGVETHAGREYVVVERLPGEPAKLDISAARMRAAGRELARIHAYGPDFDVPGRLRFESDEPVVDPVFESDHRAWLLAELKDNLDTLREAGFDAVDAIAALFEDAGDRIPTDFEPVLCHDDFSPDNVLFEGDELTGVIDFDRAYAGHDARDLVKAVNASWMHDPVTEWSVRESFYDGYRSVRPFPEGFGRVESLYRVESLVAPVAGMLEIGAFSDAEAAFYDDRLAQMIDDARS is encoded by the coding sequence ATGGACCCAGCCGTCACGGTGATCGCCGAGCGGACGTTCGGGGCCGCGCCGGACCACGTCGAGCGTGCCGAGGTCGGGCGCCTCCACGAAACCTACTTCGTCGACGTGGCAGGACGGGCAGTCGTCGTCCAGTTCGCCTCCGATCGGGGCGGTGGCGTCGACTCCCTCAGACTGGGGACGAGCTGCTACCGGCTGTTCCGCGACACCCCGGTTCCGGTGCCCGAGGTGCTGAGCGACGGCGTCGAAACGCACGCAGGACGGGAGTACGTCGTCGTCGAGCGACTGCCGGGCGAGCCGGCGAAGCTGGACATCTCGGCGGCACGGATGCGAGCGGCCGGCCGCGAACTCGCGCGGATCCACGCCTACGGCCCCGATTTCGACGTTCCCGGGCGACTCCGGTTCGAGAGCGACGAGCCGGTGGTCGACCCGGTGTTCGAGTCGGATCACCGAGCGTGGCTGCTCGCTGAACTCAAGGACAACCTCGACACACTCCGTGAGGCAGGATTCGACGCCGTCGACGCGATCGCGGCGCTGTTCGAGGACGCGGGCGACCGAATACCGACCGACTTCGAGCCGGTGCTCTGTCACGACGACTTCAGCCCGGACAACGTCCTGTTCGAGGGCGACGAGCTGACCGGCGTGATCGACTTCGACCGAGCCTACGCCGGCCACGACGCCCGGGACCTGGTGAAGGCCGTGAACGCCTCGTGGATGCACGACCCCGTGACGGAGTGGTCGGTTCGGGAGTCGTTCTACGACGGCTATCGGTCGGTACGACCCTTTCCGGAGGGGTTCGGCCGCGTCGAGTCGCTCTACCGTGTCGAGAGTCTGGTGGCGCCGGTCGCCGGCATGCTCGAAATCGGGGCGTTCTCAGACGCCGAGGCGGCGTTCTACGACGATCGGCTCGCCCAGATGATCGACGACGCCCGGTCGTAG
- a CDS encoding metal-dependent hydrolase, with product MSFEVTWHGHSTWTVTVDDTEFLIDPFFDNPFTEIDPEEVDPDHVLITHGHADHIGDADRFEGTHFVATPEITGYLADNYDIDDSTGMNLGGTVELGDAFVTMVRADHSNGLDTGYGASGGMPAGFVISDKKPTQESDADATTFYHAGDTSLHTEMKDVIGPFLEPDAAAVPVGDHFTMGPAQAAIAVDWLDVDTAFPMHYDTFPPIEIETDDFVREVKATGSDAEVVVLDGDESYTLAE from the coding sequence ATGTCCTTCGAAGTCACCTGGCACGGCCACTCGACCTGGACGGTTACCGTCGACGACACCGAGTTCCTGATCGACCCGTTCTTCGACAACCCCTTCACGGAGATCGACCCCGAGGAGGTCGACCCGGACCACGTCCTGATCACGCACGGCCACGCCGACCACATCGGCGACGCTGACCGCTTCGAGGGGACCCACTTCGTCGCCACGCCGGAGATCACGGGCTATCTGGCGGACAACTACGACATCGACGACTCCACCGGGATGAACCTCGGCGGCACCGTCGAACTCGGCGACGCGTTCGTCACGATGGTCCGGGCCGACCACTCGAACGGACTCGACACGGGCTACGGCGCCTCGGGGGGGATGCCCGCCGGCTTCGTCATCAGCGACAAGAAACCGACACAGGAGTCCGACGCCGACGCCACCACGTTCTACCACGCCGGCGACACCTCGCTGCACACCGAGATGAAGGACGTGATCGGGCCGTTCCTCGAACCCGACGCCGCCGCGGTACCGGTCGGCGACCACTTCACGATGGGGCCGGCACAGGCCGCCATCGCGGTCGACTGGCTCGACGTGGACACCGCGTTCCCGATGCACTACGACACGTTCCCGCCGATCGAGATCGAGACCGACGACTTCGTCCGCGAGGTCAAGGCGACCGGGAGCGACGCGGAGGTCGTCGTCCTCGACGGCGACGAGTCCTACACCCTCGCGGAGTAG
- the cysS gene encoding cysteine--tRNA ligase, with protein MTLSLTDTLSGVREPFEASGDSVLLYVCGLTVSDDPHLGHARLWAQADILHRWLAHEGYDVRHVENVTDVNEKITARVGEREGWDTEADVARHYTNEVLQRMRDLNLLRAEVYPRVSEHVPEIVDLIETLVEKGYAYEANGSVYFDVTAFPEYGKLSNQEVDEVEEQGDPDERGEKRNPADFALWKADGVGADAVEEHRKHDHEGPLPTGETWESPWGEGRPGWHVECSAMSMTHLGETLDIHMGGQDLVFPHHENEIAQSEAATDQPFANYWLHVGFMQAGSEKMSSSLGNFFTVGDAVREFGPNVLRTFYASAEYRSQQAYTEDTIEEARRRWERLERAYETATEHADSADALTKTEDAAFRDTLAAARTEFEAAMNDDLNAREAMAELLEVAGAINRHVESGAPYDYRALREAIEFFEEYGEGVFGLQFGDATEGEAEIAEDLVELVLDLREEEREAGNYERADDLRDRLEALGVEVEDSDDGPSYRFD; from the coding sequence ATGACTCTCTCGCTGACCGACACCCTCTCGGGTGTGCGCGAACCGTTCGAAGCGAGCGGCGATTCGGTCCTGCTCTACGTCTGCGGGCTGACGGTCTCGGACGACCCCCACCTCGGCCACGCCCGACTCTGGGCGCAGGCCGACATCCTCCACCGCTGGCTGGCCCACGAGGGCTACGACGTGCGCCACGTCGAGAACGTCACCGACGTGAACGAGAAGATCACCGCCCGCGTCGGCGAGCGTGAGGGTTGGGACACCGAGGCCGACGTGGCCCGCCACTACACCAACGAGGTGCTCCAACGAATGCGCGACCTGAACCTCCTGCGCGCGGAGGTCTACCCCCGCGTCTCCGAGCACGTCCCCGAGATCGTCGACCTGATCGAGACGCTCGTCGAGAAGGGCTACGCCTACGAGGCTAACGGCTCGGTCTACTTCGACGTGACCGCGTTCCCGGAGTACGGCAAACTCTCGAACCAGGAGGTCGACGAGGTCGAGGAGCAGGGCGACCCCGACGAGCGGGGAGAGAAGCGCAACCCAGCGGACTTCGCGCTCTGGAAGGCCGACGGCGTCGGTGCCGACGCGGTCGAGGAACACCGGAAGCACGACCACGAGGGGCCGCTCCCGACGGGCGAGACGTGGGAGTCGCCGTGGGGCGAGGGCCGCCCGGGCTGGCACGTCGAGTGCTCGGCGATGTCGATGACGCACCTCGGCGAGACGCTGGACATCCACATGGGTGGGCAGGACCTCGTCTTCCCCCACCACGAGAACGAGATCGCCCAGAGCGAGGCCGCGACCGACCAGCCGTTCGCCAACTACTGGCTCCACGTCGGCTTCATGCAGGCCGGCAGCGAGAAGATGTCCTCCTCGTTGGGGAACTTCTTCACCGTCGGCGACGCCGTCCGGGAGTTCGGCCCGAACGTCCTGCGCACGTTCTACGCCTCCGCGGAGTACCGCTCCCAGCAGGCCTACACCGAGGATACCATCGAGGAGGCCCGCCGGCGCTGGGAGCGACTCGAACGGGCTTACGAGACCGCGACCGAACACGCCGACAGCGCCGACGCCCTGACCAAGACCGAGGACGCCGCGTTCCGTGACACGCTCGCGGCGGCCCGGACCGAGTTCGAGGCGGCGATGAACGACGACCTCAACGCCCGCGAGGCGATGGCCGAACTGCTGGAAGTCGCCGGCGCGATCAACCGCCACGTCGAGAGCGGGGCCCCCTACGACTACCGGGCGCTCCGGGAGGCGATCGAGTTCTTCGAGGAGTACGGCGAGGGCGTCTTCGGCCTCCAGTTCGGCGATGCCACCGAGGGCGAGGCCGAGATCGCCGAGGACCTCGTGGAACTGGTCCTCGACCTCCGCGAGGAGGAACGCGAGGCAGGCAACTACGAACGCGCCGACGACCTCCGGGACCGTCTCGAAGCCCTCGGCGTGGAAGTCGAGGACAGCGACGACGGCCCGAGCTACCGGTTCGACTGA